Proteins encoded in a region of the Vicia villosa cultivar HV-30 ecotype Madison, WI linkage group LG5, Vvil1.0, whole genome shotgun sequence genome:
- the LOC131604177 gene encoding uncharacterized protein LOC131604177 yields MLANRLKLVLNRCVAEEQSAFIEGRSILDNAMVATEIIHALKRKTRGTNAHLALKIDISKAYDRVDWGFLHGILLHMGFDENWIHWLMMCVTSVHYFAQAKYNWPAFSPKN; encoded by the coding sequence atgctaGCGAATCGATTGAAACTTGTTCTGAATAGGTGTGTAGCGGAGGAACAGTCAGCGTTTATTGAAGGGAGGTCCATTCTTGATAATGCTATGGTGGCTACGGAAATTATTCATGCTTTAAAAAGGAAGACTCGTGGTACCAATGCTCATCTAGCTTTAAAGATCGATATCAGTAAAGCCTATGATAGAGTTGATTGGGGTTTTCTGCATGGTATTCTTCTGCATATGGGTTTCGATGAGAATTGGATTCATTGGCTTATGATGTGTGTGACATCGGTGCACTATTTTGCTCAAGCTAAGTACAATTGGCCGGCATTTTCACCAAAGAATTGA
- the LOC131604179 gene encoding uncharacterized protein LOC131604179 translates to MARPRAIFVMWMACHNRLNTKDRLARFGNITDGECLFCGEIETCSHLFFACRETYSLWKLVLHWIHIDHRPQAWENELKWIIVRSKGKSWIVKMLKICVAEVIYYVWNARNKKAFQGIDSVLNIQDIKEIICTRAQLDRQLRVFCNDL, encoded by the coding sequence ATGGCGAGGCCTCGTGCCATCTTTGTGATGTGGATGGCATGCCATAATAGATTGAATACGAAAGACAGGTTGGCTAGATTTGGAAATATCACTGATGGAGAGTGTCTTTTCTGTGGAGAAATTGAAACTTGCAGCCATTTGTTTTTTGCTTGCAGGGAAACATATTCTCTGTGGAAACTAGTCCTCCACTGGATTCATATTGATCACAGGCCCCAAGCTTGGGAGAATGAGTTGAAATGGATTATTGTTAGGAGCAAAGGTAAAAGCTGGATTGTTAAGATGCTGAAAATTTGTGTTGCTGAGGTTATCTACTATGTCTGGAATGCTCGAAACAAGAAGGCTTTCCAAGGCATTGACAGTGTTCTCAACATCCAAGATATCAAAGAAATTATTTGTACTAGGGCGCAATTGGATAGACAACTTAGGGTGTTTTGTAATGATCTCTAA